AGGAACCCTCCCCAATTCATGATCTCCATTCTTCACGACAATCTCGCCATAGGCCTTCCCCTTGATGATCGGCGCCGGGAGAACGGAAGGGAGGGACAATTCCCGATGTACCCGCGATTCTTGTCCACGCCGGACATGCACGAAGAGATCCGCGGCCGCCGACAGAGGGACGCTCTTTTTTCTGGCACCGGTCACGACAACCTTCGAGGAAACGGGTTCTCCCTTTTTGACGACCTGTATCTTCCTGTACATGTTAAACCCGATACTGAGGAGACGTCCGGATTCCCGGACACGGGATGCATCACTGGAGGCCCCCATCACCACGGAGATCATCCGTAAACCGTCCCGGGAAGCCGTGGCCGTGAGATTATAGCCCGCCTTTCGGTAGTAACCGGTCTTGAGCCCGTCGGCACCGCGAAAATTCCCGATCAGTTTGTTCGTATTGTCGAGGATGAACGCTCCACCCCGGAAGGGGGCCCGCTTCGTTGAGGCCCACTCCAGAATCTTGGGATACTTCACGAGTGCTCTCGCCAGAAGCGACAGGTCATAGGGACTCGAGAGATCGGGCTTCCCGCCCCGCCCGGGCGGCAGACCGTCCACACTGTAGTAGTGCGTGTCGCCCATCCCCAATTCCCGGGCACGACGATTCATAAGGTCGACACACCCTTCCACGCTCCCCGTGAGAAACTCCGCAACCGCCACACAGGCATCATTGGCCGAATGGATGACAATGGCCTTCATCATCTCCTCCAGCGGGAAGACCTCCCCCTCCTTCAAATAGACC
This sequence is a window from Deltaproteobacteria bacterium. Protein-coding genes within it:
- a CDS encoding D-alanyl-D-alanine carboxypeptidase, with amino-acid sequence MSFAAVRSFLSALLLFILITSPWIAMAGEGPPVTVRDGDYKAAILVNADTGEVLYQKNDHDRRPPASMVKMMLMLLVMEKVQMHSVTLQDPVKTSAKASRFGGSQVYLKEGEVFPLEEMMKAIVIHSANDACVAVAEFLTGSVEGCVDLMNRRARELGMGDTHYYSVDGLPPGRGGKPDLSSPYDLSLLARALVKYPKILEWASTKRAPFRGGAFILDNTNKLIGNFRGADGLKTGYYRKAGYNLTATASRDGLRMISVVMGASSDASRVRESGRLLSIGFNMYRKIQVVKKGEPVSSKVVVTGARKKSVPLSAAADLFVHVRRGQESRVHRELSLPSVLPAPIIKGKAYGEIVVKNGDHELGRVPAVSTREIPKAPLCYRTVLHFFE